DNA sequence from the Vicia villosa cultivar HV-30 ecotype Madison, WI linkage group LG3, Vvil1.0, whole genome shotgun sequence genome:
tgtttgaaagtgctatcaaagtTAAAGCAAAATACGTATTTTAAAACGCAAAATGTCTACTTCTGTAGCACTTTTGGAAAAATGCTATTAAACGCTAGTACTATAATAGCACTTTTGGAAAAACGCTATTAAATACCACTACTATAATAGCTCTTTTAAAAAAATGCTATTAATTACCAGTactataatagcacttttaaagtcCTATCAAACGAAAATATTTACAATAGCACCGtggttaatagcgcttttaagcaCTATAAAAAACAAACATACAAAAAACGTTATTAAATAggttttttgtagtagtggttGTAAGTTTTAAGAGAATGATCTTTTATATCATTTCTCTAACTTCTTCTTAAACACATAAATTGTTATTGACCGACTTCTGATAGGTGCAACTTCTATATATGTTCACTTAGgactgcttaacatagcgctaaattTGTCTTGTATCAGATTATTAATTCCAACACTAACCGTTAACTATATAATTGCACTAACATTTACTTTAATGCAATTTATTATTCCACACTTTATTTTTTCATTCTTTACTTTATTGCCATTTATAATTCATTGCATTTTAATTTTGTGCCCTTTTTCTTTTGCTCATTTGAGCAAAATTTTCTCTTTGCTCACTTgagcttttatttttgttttgattgtgtaaaacacttaataaagagAAACCCCTAAAAAACGTAATTGTGACTTTGGACTATGGTTACTATCCTATGCTCAAGGAGTTAGACCTATGGACTTAAAACTAAGACCATGACCTTGAAATTTTCATCTGGGACTTGTTACTTTAAGACCTCGAGACCTCTGGATTTTGTGTTATCTTGTTGTTATTTTGTctgaagtccttggagtttactccaaggcatttGGGAATTTTGTCTATATGCGGGTGTTATGTTTGATATGAAAGCTTTGAATTATTTGAAGAAATTTCATCTTAGGCAAAACCAAGATTTCTTGAGCAAATGCTTAAATGAGATTATTATCTTGAAGCTCTAGTTATCCTATTCAAGTGCTTTATTTGCTATGTTTTAAGTTAAATCCAAAGGAAATAAATGCTTATATTGGTTTAATATCAAATGTTGGCTTCCTTATTGGTTAGATTGTTCTCgtccttagcttttactttatgctttaggatagtctctTAATCTCCTTCCATATTAAATTCTCAAAATCTCCTCCCTTTATTTAAAATCTTCTTtgttttcaaattcaaactcttttgataaacttcattcatttttatttttttttgcattttggctctttcttttaaaatcttttttctaAGTATTAGACATGAGTAATTATCATAGTTGAGATGTAATTCCCTacccttgatattgattgatatagtggattcttttccacttgaaagagttagtggcatacttgtttaTTTCTATCTAAGTTGGAGcctttgtgatgcaaagaatccataTGTTCTCATGTTCAAGAATGGTTAGCTGAGTTTTCTTTCCTAAGATGACAAAGTGTGCTTTGATTTTAAACAAACCATTATTTTCTTTTTGACCAAAACTACaattgctctgacttctccatcgCACCAAGGAGgcatgtaggcacaagatgcaatGTCTTGCAGAGcatatttaaaaaactaaaaactctcttttcatcttttgcacacaattctttttacacagattttcaaaaaagtTCATGTGGAATACCATAaaagtgaggggtgctaacaccttccccttgcataagtAACCCTAGTACCCTTTATCTctaattgtttttattaattttagtttaaaaaacttttttgattttatttcgctcttttttcatttcctttggaaacaataaagtgcggtGACAACTTTCATCTAAACAATGAGTCAAGTCAATTCAATGACTTTGgtctcaatttttcaccgctaAAGAGGCGTATAATTGATTTTGAACGGTTTGATACATCAAAAGTAGAATTCATTTTATCCTCAATAATTAATTCTATTTGAAGTTATGATTTTTAGCTTTTGaatctaaatataatttttacattgaaattttattttcaattcacttaattattttattcaacATCAATTATGGTTACCATACGATCAAACGCACGCctaatgtttttataaaaaaatcaatattaacTTATTGTTTATAGTATTCAAAAAGGTTtaatatattattgcaaattttatCAATGCACCTTGTTTACTTTGTAAATGACCTGTCACTGTTTCTCCGCGGATGAGGATATTTTCTACTATGTGgtattttgaaattaaaagaaTTTAGCTATTTTTGAAAACCCAAATTTAGGTTACAAAATTTAACATAGAAAACCTGCATGGTATGAGATTCATGTGCAAACacgtattttatttttaatcccaAAAGTATAGATAGGTAGGTAGTTTTAATTAGTGTCACACCTAAGATTGCAAGGTCGAAATAACAAATTTGTAACGTGTTAAGGTGTAGGCATCCAGTTTGGTATAGTTGTGTAATTCCTCAAATAGATATATATATTTATCCCTACTAATGTTGTGTTTACATCCAATTGATTTGATTTGGTAATTTGGGGGAGGAAAGATGAACTCCACCCAAAGTTTATTCACTTCAATTGTTATGTTGTATGAGGACAATATTACAAGACGTCATCAAGTCTACAATGTTTGCATTGAACAACCACAAATGACAATAGCTGAAGGCGTATGGGCTACTCACACTGCCGTTCCTCCTAAATCTTCATTTACAATGCTTGAGATTCAAATCATTGTCATCTTTTTAATCATACAATTATTTCATTTCTTTCTCAAGCGCTTGGGATTCTCTTGTTTCATTTCACAAGTCATGGTATGGTATATAAATAAATCTTTACTATTTGTTGTCTcctacctatatatatatataaataataattgattGTTATTTGTGCAGACGGGATTTCTACTGGGTCCTTCAATTTCACTAGGACCACTAGATAAATACAAAACGTTGTTATTTCCATTTGGTGGTCCAGACATACTAAACACAATATCATCCTACGGCTACGCATTTTTCTTATTCCTAAACTCGGTTCAAATGGATTTCACATTAATAACAAAAACAGGAAAAAAATCTTGGGTCATTGCTCTTCTTTCCTACTTTTTACCCATAATGGTTGGCTTCATGGTCATATTTCCTACCCGCTCAATCTGGACAAGTTTACTTGGCGAAGAACAAACTCATAATTTAACCATTGTGGTCATATCTCATAGCGGTTGTTCTTTTGCCGTAATTGCTACTTTCCTAAGAGAAATGGGAATCCTCAACTCGGAACTGGGCCGTCTTGCATTGTCGTCGGCTTTCTTAAATGATATTGCAGGAGGTATCGTTGCGGGAGTCGGGACGGCCATAGTAAGTAGCATGAGCAGTGGAGTGGGTATGATGGTTAAAAACTtacttttatttcttatttatctGTTTGGGATTCCGTTAATTGGGAGACCAATGATGTTGTGGGTGGTTAAAAACACACCAAAAGGAAAACCGATTAACAAGATATACATAAATGCAATAGTGGTAGCATTTTTCGTGTTGGGTCTGTTAGGTGGAAATTTCAACCAACCTTTTTTGGCTGGAGCAGTTATATTGGGTCTTGCCGTTCCTGAAGGTCCGCCATTAGGGTCAGAGTTGGTTAACCAATTTGAAATATTCTCTACATGGATTCTCACCCCACTTTTTGTAACTTGTTGTGTCATGAAAGTGGATCTCAATCTTTGTGGCCCACCTAGCCTTATTATTGTTGTCAGCGGTTTCATCATTTTGGTGCATATCATTAAGTTATTGCAGTGCATGACTGTTTGCAAATATTGCAATATACCTACAACTGATGGTCTTTGTCTTGCCCTCATTTTGAGCTGTAAAGGTGTTGTTGATTGTTGCTCCTTTATTCTTGTCTATGATGGAACAGTAAGTAGTAGTAATTATTCTCCATTTtgtgttctttttcttttgacatatcaaattaaaaatatatgaattaattttgtttcttgcagAAGAGAACTTCTGATTCGATAGGTATTATGGTAATATCAACCTTAGTGTTGGCAACAATCTCAAGAATAGGTGTAAAGGCATTATACGACCCATCAAGAAAATACGCAGGGTATCAGAAAAGAAACATAATGAATCTAAAACAAAACTCAGAGCTTCGTTTAGTTGCAGTTGTGCACAGAGCAATTCACATGGTTCAGGTCAAGAACTTTTTAAACCTTTGTTCTCCGGCACCAGACAATGCGCTAGTAGCAGACGTAGTACATGTCATGGAATTAATTGGAAGAACAACACCCATTTTCATCGCACATCGTCTCCAACAAAAAATGGGGTCAACGCATGACTACTCAGGAGAGTTAGTTGTTACATTCGAACTTTTTGAGCGGGACCACGCTGGTTCAGCCACAGCTAACACATACACAGCAATATCTCCACAAACGTTTATGCAGGACGATGTTTGTTACCTTGCATTAGACAAAAACGCATCTATCATAATTCTACCATTTCACATAAGATGGACGCAACAAGGTTCAATTGAATCAGACGACAACATGGTAAGAACTTTGAATTCAAAGGTTTTGGAAAGAGCACCTTGTTCAATTGGGATTTTGGTTAACCGTGGAAAATCCGCCACAagcaataataataatgacaataaTAGTTCAACTAGTTCTAAAGTAGCTATGATTTTTCTTGGAGGGCCTGATGATAGAGAAGCTTTGTGTTTGGCTAAAAGGTTTTCCAAAAACTTAGATAACAAATTGTATGTGTATCGATTGCTAGCGAGCAACCAAGATCCAATGGGGTGGGAGAAAATGATTGATGATGAGGAGTTAAGGGAAGTTCGTGGAGCTTATGTTAAACTTGAAAATGTAAAGTATGAAGAAGAAATTATACATGATGCATTTGAGACAACTGCTTTCATTAAGGATATCgcaaataaatttgatttttttatcgtTGGAAGACGTAATGGAGTTAAATCACCTCAGACAATTGGTTTGGAAAATTGGACTGAATATACTGAATTGGGTGTTATTGGTGATTTGCTTGCTTCATCTGATATGGAAACTAAAGCTTCTATTTTAGTTGTGCAACAACAGCAACAAACCAGTTCTATATCCTCCATGTAACCTTTTTATTTATAAGATTTTAGCCTGTAGCTTGTAATATTTGTTGTTGTAGCTTGTTTTAACTCAATGCAATCATTCAATTCTATCTTAACTTCATTAGCTTTAATTAAACTACAGTTATCTACAATTTATGCACAAGAAACTTCTAATatacttttctatttttatttaatataattttctaaTAACCGCATCTTTAAGTTATGAGTAATCCTATTCTTACACCCAACACTTAAATTATAGTACTATAACAAATGTTATTTATCTTCTAATTTAGTACATAATAAgaaactttatttattttctaatttcGTACATCATAATCTTGATTAGGTTCCGTTTGTTATATACATTTTAATAAAATGATTTTAACTATATACTTTTACAAAAATAGTtcttataaaaatttattaaaaaggaGTAAAAactatgaaaatttctttacccacctccctacggGGCTCACCCCAACGAAATCTCAAAATtatccctgcttcggagatgcatctccgaaaacaccaaaaaattggtgttttcggagatgcatttccgaattcaggaaaaattcaaaaactgtaaatatttcggaagttcatttctgaaaacatttctgcatatacatttttccctccttcactatttcatcattttttctccaaaacttctccaaacgctctccaaaactcaatcaatctccatccattttttcgtctcaaaatcaagtttcaaaccgttgatcacgttaaagggagcatagaaagctacaatttgaggtaaacatctctcatttcatcccttatttcactacattgattcaacaaatttatgctcaAACCTgctatggttcggaagttcatttccgaaatatattacctaacaaatttcggaaatgaacttccgaaatatgccctggcagttaaaaaaaacagttttggccagtttcgaaaatgaactACAAATTTGACATTTGA
Encoded proteins:
- the LOC131656906 gene encoding cation/H(+) antiporter 4-like, with product MDFTLITKTGKKSWVIALLSYFLPIMVGFMVIFPTRSIWTSLLGEEQTHNLTIVVISHSGCSFAVIATFLREMGILNSELGRLALSSAFLNDIAGGIVAGVGTAIVSSMSSGVGMMVKNLLLFLIYLFGIPLIGRPMMLWVVKNTPKGKPINKIYINAIVVAFFVLGLLGGNFNQPFLAGAVILGLAVPEGPPLGSELVNQFEIFSTWILTPLFVTCCVMKVDLNLCGPPSLIIVVSGFIILVHIIKLLQCMTVCKYCNIPTTDGLCLALILSCKGVVDCCSFILVYDGTKRTSDSIGIMVISTLVLATISRIGVKALYDPSRKYAGYQKRNIMNLKQNSELRLVAVVHRAIHMVQVKNFLNLCSPAPDNALVADVVHVMELIGRTTPIFIAHRLQQKMGSTHDYSGELVVTFELFERDHAGSATANTYTAISPQTFMQDDVCYLALDKNASIIILPFHIRWTQQGSIESDDNMVRTLNSKVLERAPCSIGILVNRGKSATSNNNNDNNSSTSSKVAMIFLGGPDDREALCLAKRFSKNLDNKLYVYRLLASNQDPMGWEKMIDDEELREVRGAYVKLENVKYEEEIIHDAFETTAFIKDIANKFDFFIVGRRNGVKSPQTIGLENWTEYTELGVIGDLLASSDMETKASILVVQQQQQTSSISSM